The following are encoded in a window of Candidatus Desulfarcum epimagneticum genomic DNA:
- a CDS encoding conserved hypothetical protein (Evidence 4 : Unknown function but conserved in other organisms), whose translation MHFEILVEDQSGKRGLDILVPKILGKGHTFNVHPYKGLGHIPRNMKDAGEAARRMLLNNLPKLLRGYGKTFSGYPSDYEAVVILVCDLDDRCLKAFRRELTGILDQCDPKPETRFCMAIEEGEAWLLGDMDAVKAAYPKAKKNVLDAYVNDSICGTWEKLADAVFPGGSSALSAGGFQAIGLEKSRWAEKITPHMNVACNESPSFCYFQSEIKKVKSKI comes from the coding sequence ATGCATTTTGAAATACTTGTCGAGGATCAATCCGGGAAAAGAGGGCTGGATATCCTTGTTCCCAAAATACTGGGAAAAGGGCATACCTTTAACGTTCACCCCTATAAAGGACTCGGTCATATCCCCAGGAACATGAAAGATGCCGGAGAGGCGGCCAGGCGGATGCTGCTGAATAATCTTCCCAAACTTCTTCGAGGCTATGGAAAAACCTTTTCCGGATATCCGTCTGATTATGAGGCGGTTGTGATTTTGGTCTGCGACCTTGATGATCGATGCCTCAAAGCGTTTCGCCGGGAGTTGACGGGCATTCTGGATCAATGCGATCCCAAACCGGAGACCCGTTTCTGCATGGCCATTGAAGAGGGGGAAGCCTGGCTGCTCGGAGACATGGACGCAGTCAAAGCGGCTTACCCGAAGGCGAAAAAAAACGTTTTGGACGCATATGTCAATGACAGCATCTGTGGAACATGGGAAAAACTGGCGGACGCTGTCTTTCCCGGCGGATCATCCGCGTTGTCCGCCGGAGGCTTTCAAGCGATTGGTCTGGAGAAGTCAAGATGGGCTGAAAAAATAACGCCTCATATGAATGTCGCCTGTAACGAGTCTCCCAGTTTCTGCTATTT